One genomic segment of Entelurus aequoreus isolate RoL-2023_Sb linkage group LG25, RoL_Eaeq_v1.1, whole genome shotgun sequence includes these proteins:
- the asphd1 gene encoding aspartate beta-hydroxylase domain-containing protein 2 isoform X1, with protein MCCNCRETQGKKKKKKGQILRSSPGGAVRVSQLGAIYQVYKCPIERMHWSINTLPLPLYVELGVHSLSGLLWTLLLLFLWHCYRMGSDLPLAAHAQGGKAVSRRLAMSCSGSCAGRKYNEQSMETEEDEETGQGYVTPVLSHALFPVQASTEARKLYSALQEYAKRYSWAGMGRIHKGLREQVRLNDHSTIQKPQLFFLPDVPSVPFLPRDAHRHDIEVLEANYHVILAEFQAVYQRGIDFKVGWTSMGPKGQAVFPLYSAGVCVAANCRSCPYTYRTLLSLRTFISSNSLGSAGFWLLGPGSTLGSSYGPTNTRLRCHLGLQTPPLCELVVGGEPQCWSEGHCLLFDDSFLHTVSHKGPPEAGPRVILSVDLWHPNVAAAERQALDFMFSPDL; from the exons TATATAAGTGCCCAATTGAAAGGATGCACTGGTCCATAAACACACTGCCCTTGCCTCTATATGTTGAGTTGGGTGTCCACTCACTGAGTGGCCTTCTGTGGACGCTCCTGCTCTTGTTCCTGTGGCACTGTTACCGAATGGGCTCGGACCTCCCCTTAGCGGCTCACGCACAAGGTGGGAAAGCAGTTTCAAGAAGATTGGCGATGTCCTGTAGCGGAAGCTGTGCTGGAAGAAAGTATAACGAACAGTCCATGGAAACAGAAGAGGACGAGGAGACAGGGCAGGGATACGTCACGCCGGTGCTGAGCCATGCCCTGTTCCCAGTTCAGGCATCCACCGAGGCCAGGAAACTCTACTCAGCCCTGCAAGAATACGCTAAACGTTACAGCTGGGCGGGAATGGGCCGGATACATAAAGGCCTCCGAGAACAG GTCAGACTGAATGATCACTCGACTATACAAAAGCCACAGCTCTTCTTCCTGCCAGATGTCCCTAGTGTTCCTTTCCTTCCACGGGATGCCCACAGGCATGACATTGAAGTATTGGAAGCCAACTATCACGTCATCCTGGCGGAGTTCCAGGCCGTGTACCAGAGGGGCATTGACTTCAAAGTTGGCTGGACAAGTATGGGGCCTAAG GGCCAGGCTGTGTTTCCACTGTACAGTGCAGGCGTGTGTGTGGCCGCCAACTGCCGCTCCTGTCCCTACACATACCGGACCCTGCTCTCTCTTCGCACATTTATAAGCAGCAACTCTTTGGGATCTGCCGGATTCTGGTTGCTGGGGCCCGGTTCTACACTGGGCAGCTCATACGGACCCACTAATACAAGGCTGCGTTGTCACCTAG GTCTGCAAACTCCCCCTCTGTGTGAGCTGGTGGTGGGAGGGGAGCCTCAGTGCTGGTCTGAGGGACACTGCCTCCTGTTTGACGACTCATTCCTACACACAGTCTCGCACAAAG GGCCCCCAGAAGCTGGACCTCGAGTCATACTCAGTGTGGACCTCTGGCATCCAAATGTGGCTGCAGCTGAGAGACAAGCGTTGGACTTCATGTTCAGTCCTGATCTCTGA
- the asphd1 gene encoding aspartate beta-hydroxylase domain-containing protein 2 isoform X2, translating to MHWSINTLPLPLYVELGVHSLSGLLWTLLLLFLWHCYRMGSDLPLAAHAQGGKAVSRRLAMSCSGSCAGRKYNEQSMETEEDEETGQGYVTPVLSHALFPVQASTEARKLYSALQEYAKRYSWAGMGRIHKGLREQVRLNDHSTIQKPQLFFLPDVPSVPFLPRDAHRHDIEVLEANYHVILAEFQAVYQRGIDFKVGWTSMGPKGQAVFPLYSAGVCVAANCRSCPYTYRTLLSLRTFISSNSLGSAGFWLLGPGSTLGSSYGPTNTRLRCHLGLQTPPLCELVVGGEPQCWSEGHCLLFDDSFLHTVSHKGPPEAGPRVILSVDLWHPNVAAAERQALDFMFSPDL from the exons ATGCACTGGTCCATAAACACACTGCCCTTGCCTCTATATGTTGAGTTGGGTGTCCACTCACTGAGTGGCCTTCTGTGGACGCTCCTGCTCTTGTTCCTGTGGCACTGTTACCGAATGGGCTCGGACCTCCCCTTAGCGGCTCACGCACAAGGTGGGAAAGCAGTTTCAAGAAGATTGGCGATGTCCTGTAGCGGAAGCTGTGCTGGAAGAAAGTATAACGAACAGTCCATGGAAACAGAAGAGGACGAGGAGACAGGGCAGGGATACGTCACGCCGGTGCTGAGCCATGCCCTGTTCCCAGTTCAGGCATCCACCGAGGCCAGGAAACTCTACTCAGCCCTGCAAGAATACGCTAAACGTTACAGCTGGGCGGGAATGGGCCGGATACATAAAGGCCTCCGAGAACAG GTCAGACTGAATGATCACTCGACTATACAAAAGCCACAGCTCTTCTTCCTGCCAGATGTCCCTAGTGTTCCTTTCCTTCCACGGGATGCCCACAGGCATGACATTGAAGTATTGGAAGCCAACTATCACGTCATCCTGGCGGAGTTCCAGGCCGTGTACCAGAGGGGCATTGACTTCAAAGTTGGCTGGACAAGTATGGGGCCTAAG GGCCAGGCTGTGTTTCCACTGTACAGTGCAGGCGTGTGTGTGGCCGCCAACTGCCGCTCCTGTCCCTACACATACCGGACCCTGCTCTCTCTTCGCACATTTATAAGCAGCAACTCTTTGGGATCTGCCGGATTCTGGTTGCTGGGGCCCGGTTCTACACTGGGCAGCTCATACGGACCCACTAATACAAGGCTGCGTTGTCACCTAG GTCTGCAAACTCCCCCTCTGTGTGAGCTGGTGGTGGGAGGGGAGCCTCAGTGCTGGTCTGAGGGACACTGCCTCCTGTTTGACGACTCATTCCTACACACAGTCTCGCACAAAG GGCCCCCAGAAGCTGGACCTCGAGTCATACTCAGTGTGGACCTCTGGCATCCAAATGTGGCTGCAGCTGAGAGACAAGCGTTGGACTTCATGTTCAGTCCTGATCTCTGA